atttttttctttataattaacaGTTATTAGTGCCTTTATCCTCTAAATTGCACTTCGTGCACTTTAGAGGAAGCAGCTCCAAAAAACACAAGTCTGACTGAGCCGATTGGGAAACCAACCAGGGCTTAAATAATCTGAATTAGATGCCTAAAACATAACAAACAAATGCAACGTAATCATACCACTATAACGTCCCATTAGCTTTACAACACCAATGCCATTCTCAATACTTTCAGCTTCAACATGTGCTGCATTGATGGCACGTTGAGCCTCCTCGACCGCAGTATCAAAACCAAACGATTTGTCAATAAcctaaagaaaaacaagacaATTCCACATGAAGTTTTCTCAAACATAGATAACCAACACTTCAGATGCATATAATAGTAAAACTATAGttctagaaaaacaaaataacataacatttgAAACAAGCGTACCGGGATGTCATTATCTATGGTTTTGGGAATTCCAGCAATTGCTACTTTCAGGCCCCGCCGTCTAACTTCCTGTACAATACCAACATCTGTTCAGAATCcttaattcatatattaaaagattGATTTCAGGTCAATCAGGACAGGCAGCTATACATTTTATGCTACCAAATTTCTTTTAGTAAAATCACATGCTCTTAACAATCCCTTGAAACTACCATGAAACTTGACCTACAAGAAAAGACTGCATTATATTTGCAAACTAGCATAGTTTAAGGAGTTAAGACTCTATTTAATTTGCACTTAAGGACCTGGGTCAACTTTGCCACTGAAACTACATCTACATAAGATATATACTATCATCATTGTGCTATTTATTGGAATAAAACGGAAAGGGCTCGAATATAAGAGCGGAAATATGCATAAATTACCAAAAATACAGTTCCCACCTTGGGCAAATAGAAGGGATGAATGTGAGACTTGTCAGTTGTACTACTTGGTGTTGAGATGATGACGGTCACCAACACCAACATCAGCTCAAATTAGGTGAATAAACACCATTACGtgactaaatattaaaagagGCACTAATTAGTTATTAAGGCTAGTTGATTAAGTTAATATAGGTTCACCCAGGTAGAAGTctattaaaacattataaatagaTTCACGTTTATGTGGTATACATTGTAAATCGATTGCATAATTATTAGagttttaatatgttttgttgaGTCAAGGCGTTAGAGTGTCTTTGTTAGCACACCATCCCTCTTAGTCAGAGAAGCGTGAAGGAGACATCCTTACAAGCAAGCAACAGAAAGGGAAATCACTATGAACCTTTATGGAGCGCTTTGGCAAGGTGGTGTTAAACATACGAAACATCCCAAGGTAGCCTTATACCACATGATCACCATTCTAAGACTAGGCTCCTTTGCTGACAGTTTGCGGAACAAACCCACAGCCGATCGAGAAGAATTAAGACATCTAGCAGCTATGTTCATGTAGTTAGAAGAACTTAAAAGACTTTTGCAACAAGGTCCAAGTCAAGACAACACCCATCAAGAAAAGGACATACGAAAAGGGCTTGAGGGGCCAATATATTGTGATAGACAAAAAGATCTCAACCACTAAAGAAAtggaaattttctttccttcattAGCCTCTCAATCACCTCTCGAGCCTAGGGCCAATGTACTACTTGGTGCTTATGTTGGTCATGACACCAACATCAGCTTATATTAGTGGAATAAACACCATTAAGcaacaaaatattcaataagGAACTAATCAGGTGTTTAGGCTATTGGATTGAATTAATCTAGGCTCATCCAAGCAAAAGTccattcaaatattataaataggtCCACATTTCTTAAGTATACACTATTCATTGATTGTGCATTTATtatgcttttaatatgatttggTGATTTGACTGttgaagtgttttttttttgtagaaataTCATTTCTCTCAATTAGAGAAATGCAAAGGAGACAAGCCGACACAGTCTGAGACCCGAAAACACATGCAAGCAAGCAAGCACAAGAGAGCAAGTTGAAGAAGGCATCTTGGTCTTATATGGCTATTTCAGTCCTTGTAAgaacatcattaattattaataatctaTGATTTTTCATTCGAAATTATTTTATCTGTACTATCTTCTCTTAATGTCATCAGCAAATAGAGTGAACATAAGTAAGTTTATGAGATGTCAACTAAGATTGAAAAAGCAAATTAAACTTGGAATGCCTAAGCATCCGCCTTCATTgaacaaaatcaagaaaatcAACAAATAAACCAAATAAAGTACACAAATATGCCACTCATAATCTTAAAAAGgtatatattaaacatatttctttttcaatgaaatgatattattatttttcttatcgtagataaaaaatagaaacattacATTTTTAAGAACTTTGAATTTCAATACCTACCTCATAAATCACAGTAGCTCCTCTCTGTGTACCATCTCCTCCAATAATATAAACCTGTAACAAGAATCAGAACAATGAAAACCCATGCAATGACAATAACCTACTCAGGTTTCAAGCACATCGATATAACTAAACTCTGAATTTGTAATAACGGCATTCATCGTCATTAGATACTTCATTATAATACAGTTGACACATGGTAAACCTGATTAATTCCTCGATCCTGGATGCTGTCAACTATCTTGCTGGTATCATGCCCCCCTCGTGACGTCCCAAGAATTGTACCTCCACGCTTATGGATGTCATTGACCACCTTAGGTGTTAAAGTAATGGTGTTCTTGGAATAAAAACCTCTATAACCTCCCTGTATAAAGTTTGGATACAATATAGTGGTGAAGACAATGGATCAATAAGTGTGACTGAGGTTAAaagaacaggaaaaaaaaatgtggatgGTAAATTGTCTCCATGAAACCCAAAAGTTTGTTCAGTCAAGTATATGTGGGAAATTCTCAATAAACACGTGCATTAATTTGCCAGAACTTGCAAAAACAATGACATGCACATATCTCATGTAAATACTACATCACACTTCGTATTCAATATGCTGTCTTTtgacaataataacaaaatgtaGGATTCCTTAAACTACCAGTTATTGAAAGGTTTCATAGCAGCTAGTCAGCTTACCATCGTTACTAATGTTTTATTCACATATGTTTATCATCATGGCAAGaagtatttaagaaaaaaggCTCATGATTTGTTTCATAAAGGTTCCaaactaaacaaaaagaaaaaaaaacaagttccAAACTGGTTCactaacaacaaaacaaaaattcccAAATCTAATGCAGTGAAGAAAAAACAACTATGAGAGAGAACTTGCTTGatacaaacattaaaatgatCACAAAGACAACTAGACGTGTCGAAAAACATATAATGACAGCTAGTTTGTATACACTTCCTGATAAACATttatggaagaagaaaatagaatgaATTAAGGAGATAAGCTGAATCTAACTTCTTGCTgagtttaaattaattcatgAAACCTTAACCTTTTTCTAAAGCCTTTTCTTTTAACTTCTCCATGAgcaattattaaataaacagAGTTTGGTATTTTTACCTAGAAAATGTTTAACAAAATCTCTCATAAGCTGGAAGCTAAACCAAACTGAGATTTAAGTCAAAAGTTGCAACTTAGACTACATTTAACTTTATCAAGAATGTCCCTAAAAGAGGAAAATAAGGAATAAATCCAAACCAAGAGTTTGTACGAAATCAGAGTCTGTTTGATTAATTGTCCAGTAAACTATCCATGCAATTTGATTTACAAGGATGAAATAAGATTTACAAACACAAAGAAGGGACAGAGAAGCACATCATAGCGGTGTAAGCTTTCTTACCTAATGCAAATCACAGGATATACAATCCACAGCAACAGATAATATGATGAACATACAACAAAAGAGAATTTTGTCACTCACATCTATGCCAAGGACTTTGTTAACACCATACATGTAAGAAAGACCACAGACAATTTCCCTTATGACAGTGTTGAGGCCAGGGCAAAGTCCGCCGCAAGTGACAATGCATGCGTGCACATCATCCGATCTAAAGTATACCTATTAGATTAGGTGTCGGTGAGTTGAAACGGAATAGATTATTCAttctaaaatattcttaatatatGCAAACAACCAAGTGAAATTACCTTTTGTCGAGGGCCTGCACGTCTAAAATGTACACCTCTTGGACCATCCTTGTGAACAACAACCTATCAAAAAGGCCAAATAAAAGCATAAACAACAATGCTTCTTGGTAATGCTGATGTACAATAAATAAATCCACGATTCCATTTATTTTCCATCTTCACCGTTGAAAAGAAAGAGGTTCATTCAGTGTTTTTGTTAATGATAATTGATCAAGTATCAGTAACCGATGTAAAGAGTTTCTTGTTCCGCCAACCATCGAACTGAGCGATAAACATTAATTCAATCGCAAAGTCGTTGTTGATACTTAATAGGCCAGGCAACGCAAAAATAATACATAGCAGAAGTGTTTAAGATGGATGAAACggagaaaaaaatgaacaaacagGTCGCCGTcgcaaataaaaacagatagaACCTTCTGAGGCACAGTGTCGTCCATATGCACGAAATACTGCCTGAAcaggtgaaaaaaaaatagcgAATCAAGGTTTCGAACAGAATACATTCCATTCTCAAATCACAATCACAGCACGAAGCAAGGCGATTCACTTACTTAACAACCGAGTAAGCAGGATTGGACCGAAGCGGATTCGGATAAGTCTGCAGAAAGCAAAAAAGCATTACACATACAAGCCGCGAGTTAATGCGTCAATGTGACGCAGTTCGCAAATGTAATCGAGTAAATCctagagagagagggagagagagataCGGGAAGATTTAGAATGTAATCGGTGAAATGAGGAACGTCTTCGAGAATGTAACCAGCGTCGCCATGGACGATCTTCAACTGCGAATCGGAATCGCTGGACGCCATTGTTCTTCCCTACGGAATCTTCGTTgtttatctgtttttttttttgcagatttTGTTTCGGACTGTGGAGTGGGCGAACGACGAAGTAAAAAGAGGTGGAAAGAgtgtgaaaagagaaagaacacTGAACTTGGTTGTGCGCGGATTTGTTTAGTTTCAACGAGAATCTAAGTCCTGACAGGTCACAATGGATATGAACCGTGCGTGTGTGCCATCATCGTGATCGTGGTGGAGATGGACGATCAAGATCGAATCTGATAGTAGTGAAGAGCTGAGAGTGCGCGAAAAGTGTTTCTGGAATCTAAAGACTCGGTTTTACCCAGATGCGGTGGTCGCAGAAAACTGGTGGCGCAGTTTTACCGGTTACTgttcaatttaaacaaaaataagttgTACGATCTCTGTGTTGAACTTCTTTTTTACTTGTAGGAGCGGTATTTATTGCTTTTGCAAGATTGTGTTATAACAAGTTAATTAAACCTGgatttgaagaaataaaaaaggaaagaagtaaagaccaagaaagtaaaaagttatGCTGTTGGAAATAAGAGAAAGAGGGTGAAAAATGTGATGAAAGTTTGTAATAAATATGACtgatgtaataaaataaatctaattaaatgttactttaaaaagtgatttttaaatgattctatttcaaaataaaataattaaaaaatgtaaattattaatttaatttaatatttatatttttatatttaataatgtaatatgttaaaataaagatgcatattttcaaatgtaatttatttaattttaattgaatttgattatttgattataagattgtgtttaatataaatataggttaaatatgtttttagtcccttggggtgattttggttttgatctctctttcaaaataggtacaatttagtcttttaactttagaaaattctggttttagtcaattttaccaaatttttttaactttagttgctgtttcaagcacgttctaaatgctataatgaaacttacttgaaatagcaaataaagttaaaaaatttggtaaaaatgactaaaaccagaattttcttcGTGACAAtgtaatgttaatttaaaaattagagtcATCTGATgactttttattgtattatttgatAGGTTTTGATAGCCAATTTTGTTCATAGTTTtgttgacaaatctcaatttagtcattcgttttaaaagtgtttgaaatgggtccccacttttaaaattttgggtCAAATTCGTCCCTTCCATTAAATATAACCAAATGGATTTAATTGTGTGCGTGCTAACGTGTTAAATCAGCTTTGACTCAAATGAACGTGGCCACTGCACGTGCCACCGTCGTTGCTCCCTGCACCACCACCGCCCCGACCTGATGACTCTAGTGAAGACTCAACGTCAACGATAGTCAATTTATTACTTGAGGGAAAACGAATGCGGAAgcttgaaaggaaaaaaagttgAGAAGACGTGACAATGACTGAACCAAGCGCcatatttatagaaattttttgaaaaactgcAACACATCATCATCGTTCAAAACCACCACGTTCAACAGCCCAGATCCGTGGATGTTACAACTGCCAGGAATGGACAATCCCCCTACTAATGACACATGTCTTTTCCCGCCCAAACGTTCCTACGTCATAGGTGAAAGGTCAGTAGTCCAACCCAAGGACCCAGACCTCTCTTCAAACCCTACAGCCACTACGTTGCTTAGGGCTTGGGGGGTTGTGTACCATAGGGACCGAGCGATATATGAAAGACGTCTGGACAACGTGTTCAGTACGGGCGCAACATCCGTCCACCAGGTCAACTTAAGGATACAGAAGTACGAGCCTATGGAGCAGATCTTGTTTAAGTCAGGTCGTCCAAGATAATCGACGCGAGCGCAACGCCCGGTTTATCAATGACATGTTACACTGTCTCAACCATAAGGTTAACGAAGGAACGACCGTGCTAGGTAAACCGTCCAACGCAGATCGAAAGGCATCGTTAAgacaaaattaagataaaacaCGATTAAGGGTATTGGGCCAACAATTGGACCGTGATTAAGGTTTTCTTAATCATAGGCCTATggcaaaaactaaaaatagaggtcaaaggtaaGGGGTAATAGGTTACATTTGCTGCGCATTTACTCTggttctctctctttctctctctatctttatAAGTGATTCATACACTGACTTGAATGTCAGAAaacctttggcaggtacccaGCTGAAACGTATTATGACGGAAAGATTACGGACCGAACATACAGAAGCATACGAAGAAATGGGAGGTGCGCCGAATATTCAAAAAAcaaattgtatagattttaatGTGGTCCGACCTCACTACCGAAACATATAGTATTTAGCTTCAAAAGTTTTGATTTGAAgagaaatatgaaagaaaagaaaggatctAGAAAGCAACATGATGGATAAGAGATACAAAAGTGAAAGTTCTAGTCCTGAAGAAGACAAAATTATTGTCTCTCTCTtccaaaaaaaagtaaaaatctcAAACTTCAAACATTTGAGGCGAgagatgaattaaaaaaaaagaaaaagagaaaaagtacaGGTGGAACGTTCCGAGTGGATACAACGACGTTAACACAACACGAGTCCGGTCCGcgtaataaaaatcattttttaaagttcCATTTGCGATTGCGCATCAACACCAAACGCTCCCTTAACCCACCCAACCCAAACCCCAAATCCGAAACCGTCCTATTCCACGTTCGAATCAGGGGCATCTCTGAACTGGAAAAATCAGATGCCAGCGATTTGAGCGATACACAGTGAAGAAGCTGCGTAGTGCGTTTCGCTCTTCCAAATGGCGGTTTCCGATAGTCCAAGCGGTGCCTCCACGCCGCCTCAACAGGAACAAGCCAACAAGTACGGTTTCACGAAGCCTCTCTCTCTCGCGGGTCCCACCGACGCTGATCTCCACCGTAACAACGAGTTGGAGAGGGTAAGTAGACTGTGATTCGTCTCATCTTCGATTGTTTAGGGCCCCGCGCCTTCGCATTCTCGCTTTCGTGTGAAACCTAAACctcaaatttgttttcttttgcttcaGTTCTTGCTCGATTCGGGGCTCTACGAGAGCAATGATGAGTCCGCCGCGAGGAAGGAGGTTCTTCACCGCCTCGATCAGGTTAACTGTCTCTTCGATCTCGCTTTTGTTGTTATTTGAGCGCGTTGATTACTGCGTCGGTGTTCTGTTTATTTGCCTGTTCAGCTTCTGTGAACAGTATTGTGGAATTTGTTTCATGTTGAGGAACATGATTTGAATTGAAACCTTTATGCTTGTCTAGGGTTCACCAGGGCTTTCGGATGGTGCCCTTTCTTTTTGTGATTGAGGTTTTTCACTGTCctttggttttgattttttGTAATGACCAAGTTAGCTTGCAATGTAGATTGTGAAGAGCTGGGTGAAGCAGTTGACGCGCCAACGTGGCTACACAGATCAGATGGTTGAGGATGCAAACGCAGTTATTTTCACTTTTGGTTCTTACCGACTTGGGGTGCGTATGACATTGTGAAAATATTCATACTTGTTTGGATTGTGGGGGTTTACATTAGAGGCTTGCTTTGTAGTAGTTTATGTCTGATAATTTATCCAGAGAATGCTTGTGTTGTTTAGATTCACCATAGAAATTAGCAAGTTATGAGTTGTCAGTAGAAGAAGGAAATTAAATCTTGAAGTAGAAAAAGATTCGAAGGAGAATTAATTTTATGAGCAGGAATGCATTTATTGTTATTAGGATCTGCGAATAGCTAAAAGTCCGAGAATGCTTAGTCTGGTGGATCCTCTATACTTAACTTTTTATAGCTGCTTAAAGAAAGAGATCCCTGATGATGTTAAACGTTTTCTGCTGAGATTATGTTAATGTACACGTTTAATTCTCCTCGACTCGGGAATGCTGTAGTTCCAAGCCTTTTGTTtgtaacaatattaatatttcaataatttgcAGGTTCATGGACCTGGAGTTGACATTGACACTTTGTGCATTGGTCCTTCTTATGTGAACCGAGAGGTGACACACTTCTGCTGGTTATTTCTCCTCAATTTAGTAAAATCCCTGACATTGGTTATATTTTAGCCAATTTCTCTCTTTTGCAGGAAgatttcttcatcattttgcatAACATTCTGGCTGAAATGGAAGAAGTTTCTGAACTTCAACCAGTTCCTGATGCACATGTTCCagtaatgaaattcaaattccaGGGAATATCTATAGATTTGCTGTATGCAAGTATATCACTTTTGGTTGTGCCAGAAGTAAGTTTGGTTATTCATTCATCAGGGTCTTTGTATCTTCTGAGTGCACACTTTCGTGGGggacaattttattaaaactgcATTCTCGTAGGTTGAGAATTTGAGATTTCCCTCACTTAAGCACACTGTCCTTCACAAATCTTTTACAGTTTAGACCAATCACGTGTCGTATATAAGTACTGCTATCTCTTTGTTGTTTATctttcttttgtgattttatcATGTTTGGTTTGGAGGTaggatttttgtctttttacCCACGTTCCACGGAGTACTATTGCAATTATATGGGGTagatgtttttgttgttttgatttgAGACGGAAGATATTATATTAGTATGCTGATTATTGACCTTCATGTAACATGTTAGTTTTGCTGAATGCACGTTTTTATTGTTGATCTAAATTTACTTGTGGTTTATTGACTTTGATACATTATATTCGTTAGGTTGGCAAACTGTATTGTATTTATAACCTGTCACCATGTATCCATTTCCTGTTTCCTTCTTGCATTCTAATTTTGTGTGTTTGATTGGGTGGAAAGCAAATAGGAAGGAAAGAAAACACAGATAAACACAGAGAACATGTTTCTTTCCATTGTACTTTCTCAGTCTTCCACCATAGAATCTAGTTTATTTAAACTTGCCTTTAATTTGATTCGGTTTTCTAACATACTTATCTACAGGACCTGGATATCTCTCATGGTTCAGTCCTGTATGATGTTGATGAACCAACTGTTCGAAGTCTTAATGGCTGCCGTGTGGCAGATCAAATTCTTAAACTTGTTCCAAATATTGAGGTTAATATATATGTTCTTTTGTTTGATTAAatgagatattatatttaatggtTGTTCATCTTATTAATTTGATAGTCCATTAACCCTTGATAATGATAGCACTTTCGAACTACACTGAGATGCTTGAAGTTTTGGGCTAAAAGACGTGGTGTTTATTCAAATGTAAGAGCTGCCCCGACATTCTTTGGTTGTATTTTATTTCAACACCAAtggtattttcttttataatgattttaaatacTGTTTTTTGGTGTGCTTAGGTTACTGGATTCCTTGGTGGTGTAAATTGGGCTATTTTAGTTGCTCGAATATGCCAGCTTTACCCTAATGCAATCCCTAGTATGTTGGTTTCCCGGTTCTTCAGGGTCTATACACAGTGGCGATGGCCAAACCCTGTAATGCTATGCTCTATAGAAGAGAATGAACTGGGATTCCCTATATGGGATCCTCGTAGAAATCCCCGAGATAGATTTCACACTATGCCAATAATTACTCCTGCATACCCTTGCATGAATTCAAGTTACAATGTCTCAGCAAGTACTCTTCGTGTCATGATGGAACAGTTCCGCTATGGCAATAAGATTTGTGATGTAAGATAAGTCTATTATTTCTTggtatattttatttgtgaCTGTCTTTATTTGATTGATACTTCTACTGTTAGGAAATTGACCTCAATAAAGCCCAGTGGAGCGCACTTTTTCAGCCTTATATCTTTTTTGAGGCGTACAAAAACTATTTACAAGTGGACATAGTTGCATCGGACACTGATGACTTACTAGCGTGGAAGGGCTGGGTAGAATCTCGATTGAGGCTGCTTACCCTAAAGGTACAGTCTTGTCATAGTTTAGTACAAGACTTTCCTGTATTGGGTTTAATTGAATTCTGTTCTCcgttgaa
This DNA window, taken from Vigna radiata var. radiata cultivar VC1973A chromosome 5, Vradiata_ver6, whole genome shotgun sequence, encodes the following:
- the LOC106762554 gene encoding ATP-dependent 6-phosphofructokinase 6, whose product is MASSDSDSQLKIVHGDAGYILEDVPHFTDYILNLPTYPNPLRSNPAYSVVKQYFVHMDDTVPQKVVVHKDGPRGVHFRRAGPRQKVYFRSDDVHACIVTCGGLCPGLNTVIREIVCGLSYMYGVNKVLGIDGGYRGFYSKNTITLTPKVVNDIHKRGGTILGTSRGGHDTSKIVDSIQDRGINQVYIIGGDGTQRGATVIYEEVRRRGLKVAIAGIPKTIDNDIPVIDKSFGFDTAVEEAQRAINAAHVEAESIENGIGVVKLMGRYSGFIAMYATLASRDVDCCLIPESPFYLEGKGGLFEFIEKRLKENGHMVIVIAEGAGQDLLTESMQDMDQKDASGNKLLQDVGLWISHKIKDHFARKDKIAINLKYIDPTYMIRAIPSNASDNVYCTLLAQSAVHGAMAGYTGFTSGLVNGRHTYIPFNRIIERQNKVVITDRMWARLLSSTNQPSFLSPKDLDEAKKAEQPPSQFLEGSSCNDIGEAEKKENTFSQLLEGDNFKDQQQFENHADNGIETIN